The genome window AACACAAGTTCCATACTCTGTCAGGACAGAGCTGCAGAGGACAGGGCAAAGGGCTGGAAATGCAAAAGAGCCTGATGTAAAAGGCAAATCAGTAAGCGTAAAGGAGGGAAGGAACACTTCAGGCAGGAAGCTCTTGGGACTCAGAGAGGCTGTATCCTTAGCCACAGGAAATGCGAGGTGACCAGCGTGACTGATCGTGTGGCAGAAAGTATCATCAGGAGTGAGAGGGTAGCAGGAACAGAGGGCTTGGGGCCTCACAGGTGTTTTTCCTTTGCTCTCCACCCTTCAGACGTCACTGGAGCGCCTCAGGGGGTGTCGGGCAAGTGGATGGCCATTTGGGCACCCTTCCCCCTTGTGGCACAGTGGTGggcactgagctgtctctcccgCAGGAACTGGGGCAGCTACAGGCCCGGGCAGATGACATGTCCGTGGTGCTGTCTGTGGATAATAACTGCTGCCTGGACTTCAGCGACATCATCGCCGAGGTCCGAGCCTGCTATGAGGAGATCACCCGGAACAGCAAGGCCGAGGCTGAGGCCGTGTTCCAGACCAAGGTGCTGGATCCAAAGGGCAAACAGACAACTCGGGGGTATTTGTGCACCGGGAGGGTCACCAGCTCTGGTCCTGTCGGGGCAGCTCTGAGGTTTGGGGTTCAGAGGGCTTGGTCCACTGCGCAGGAGGGGGGCGTGGCAGGAAACCAGGAGACCAGCCGATGGGCACATCCTGAGCTCAAGCAGGCGACCTGCCCTGGGAAAGCGCCAGCGTCAGAGGCATCGCTGGGTGGGAAGGTGGCGCGCCCCAGATTCTGGGGTCAGAGGTGGCTGCGGACTCAGCCAGTGGTGGTTCCCTTGTGCCTCAGTACCAGGAACTCCAGGCCTCAGCCCAGGTTCACGGGGACAGCATGAAGGAAGCGCAGGCGCAGATCGCCCAGCTCCGGCAGGCCATACAGAGGTTGCAGGGTCAGACGGCCAGCCTCAAGAAGCAGGTAGGTGCCCAGCGGCTATCGTCCGACCCCCCACAGCTAGCCATTTCCTTCCCGGTGGCGAACATGAGGATGAGTGTCAGGGATCCGGGCGACTCGTGGGGGGAGGCTGCAGACAGATCCTCGCGGCACCTCTGAACTGCCGGTTCCCTGAATTCCAGTCTGGCTTTTCCGGGCCCTCGCACTGTCCAGTGCCAGGAGTCCTCCGCTCACAGCCCACGTTCAGGTGGACAGCCTGCTTTTGCCTTCTTGGGGAGAGAGTCAGTTGGCCTAACTCTCATCTCATCTCTTCTTTTGGCTCTCCCTCCACAAGTACACGGAAACTCAACACCAAACACTTTTCTGGTTTCCCTTCCGGAGaagcacgtgtgtgtctgtgtgtgtggggtcccGGAAGGGGAGACCAGAAAGGCTGAAGTGTGAAGCCTCCTCAGGAGGTCTCACAGAAGGCTGAGGAGGTCTGAGGAGGTTTGAGGAGGCCTGCCCTTCCAGGTGGGAAGGGTGATGGCTTTCTAGCTATCAAGTTTGTGCTCGTGTGTCTCAGAGCAGGAGACTGGATTTGAGACCTGTAGTGATGAGTGATGGGTGACGAGAATAGAGCACGGTCAcataagtatttgtgtgtgtgtgtgtgtgcgcgtgtgtgcgcgcgcgcatgtgcaAGACGCTCAGTGGTTGTGTGGGTGGCCCTGAACTTTCATCCTCAGctctttattcttattttcacGTGATTTGGTGTTCTACTTGAGTGCCTATCTGCACACCTGCTTTTAAAATAGACACACCAGGGCCAGTCCTGACGAGCGTGGTCTCTTACCCGCTGCGTGTCTTTCTCTTGGGGAGTCCGTCCCCTTCTCTGCACAGGCCGGATGGACGGAGCTTCTCATAGTGCCCCGGCATGCTGGGTCCCCACTCAGCTGGCTTAACCCTTCCTAGACGTGGAGGGGGATCTCATTCCTGCTCTGGAGCATTTGTGTGGGGACAGAGCAGTGACagccttctgtgtctttttttcctttctgaatctGAGGTGATGCTGAGTCACCCACATATCTCTGCTTCTCTTGTGTCCAATGACTGGGTTGAGGACTCGCACTGGGCTTACCAGGTGCTATCACAAGTTGTTTAACCCAGTGAGCCAGTCAGGACCCTGCTTCCCAAAAGACCATGCTCTGAGGCTCTGGGTGTATGTGAAGATGTTGGGGACCCCACTGACCCCTCTGCTACAGGAGAAGAAAATGTTAGGCAGCATTTTCCCCTAGAATGGGAGGGGCTGGGCACAGGGTGGTCATAATTCTGAGTTCCTGAGATTAGGGTCTACCTGGGTCTTCAAATGCTATCCATGGTGGGTGTTTTGAGAGGGCCCGTCAAACTTGCGGCCACTTTCTCCTCCATTTCTACTCCCGTCTAGAACGACGGTCTGCAGTCGGCCATCGCTGATGCCGAGCAGCACggggagatggctctgagggATGCTCAGGCCAAGCTGGATGAGCTGGAGGCCGCCCTGAGAGCAGCCAAGCAGGACATGGCGCAGATGCTGCGGGAGTACCAGGAGCTGATGGGCACAAAGCTGTCCCTGGACGTGGAGATCGCCACCTACCGCAGGCTGCTGGAGAGCGAGGAGtgcaggtggggctggggagggtGGAAGGCCAGTGCAGCCTCTCGGTGCTAGAGGGGCTTCTGAGAGATTTCCCGACTCCACTTGTGCGGGGGGCGGGGTGTTTGAGATGTGGGACTGTAGTCTTTCCAGCCTCTCAgcatttctccttcctcctccagggCATCTAAGGAGCACATCAGCCAGGTCACTATCTGTGAGTATGAGGGGACTTGAGAGTAGGGTTCCCTTGCGGTGCCGAGGACCCTGCTGTGACCCTAGTGCATCTCTTGGCAGCCACAGCAGGAGGCAGTGTTGTTATGCCTGGAGGAGTTGGTGGAGGCCAGTTGATCATACCCGGAAGAATTGGTGGAGGCCAAATGGTCACTTCTGGAGGAATTTGTAGAGGCCAAATAATTGTCCCTGGAAGAGTTGGTGGAGGTCAAATGGTTGTGCCTGGAAGAATTGGTGGAGGCCAAGTGGTCATTCCTGGAAGAATTAGTGAAGGCCAAGTAGTTGTGCCTGGAAGAATTGGTACAGGCCAAGTGGTCAATACTGGAGGAGTTGATGGAGGCCAAGTGGTCATTCCTGGAAGAGTTGATGGAGGTCAAATGGTTGTGCCTGGAAGAATTGGTACAGGCCAAGTGGTCAACACTAGACAAGATTATGGAGGCCAAGTGGTCATTCCTGGAAGAATTGATGGAGGTCAAATGGTTGTGCCTAGAAGAATTAGTGAAGGCCAAATGGTTGTGCCTGGAAGAATTAGTGAAGGCCAAATGGTTGTGCCTGGAAGAATTAGTGAAGGCCAAATGGTTGTGCCTGGAAAAGTTGGTACAGGCCAACTGGTCAATACCAGAGAAGATTATGGAGATCAAGTGGTCAATACCAGAGAAGACTATGGAGGCCAAGTGGTCAATACCAGAGAAGACTATGGAGGCCAAGTGGTCAATACTAGAGAAGACTATGGAGGCCAAGTGGTCAATACTAGAGAAGACTATGGCGGTCAAGTGGTCAATACCAGAGAAGACTATGGAGGTCAAGTGGTCAATACTAGAGAAGACTATGGAGGCCAAGTGGTCAATACTAGAGAAGACTATGGCGGTCAAGTGGTCAATACCAGAGAAGACTATGGAGGCCAAGTGGTCATTCCTGGAAGAGATTGTAGAGGCCAAACGGTCGAGCCTAGAAGGGATTGTGCAGGCCAAATGGTCATGCCTGGAAGAGATTGTGCAGGCCAAATGGTTGAGCCTGGAAGAGATTGTGCAGGCCAAATGGTCATGCCTGGAAGAGATTGTGCAGGCCAAATGGTCATGCCTGGAAGAGATTGTGCAGGCCAAATGGTTGAGCCTGGAAGAGATTGTGCAGGCCAAATGGTCATGCCTGGAAGAGATTGTGCAGGACAAATGGTCATGCCTGGAAGAGATTGTGCAGGCCAAATGGTCATGCCTGGAAGAAATTGTGCAGGCCAAGTGGTTATGCCTGAAGGAGCTGGTGATGGCGAAGGAGGCACTTGTGGACtcaggggctggggaggcagcttTGGGTCTGGAGGCTGCTCTAGCATCGTAACTGGTGGCTTTGACATCCCCCAGGGATCTGGGTACAGCCCCAGCATGAGTTTCTGCTCAGTGTCTGGCTGTGGCCTCAATTCTGGCTCTGGCCTCAGTTCTGGCTCTGGCTTCAGTTCTGGCTCTGGCTCCAGCTGCCGTACCATCTTGAAGAAGACAGTGGAGTCAAGTCGGAAGACATCTGTCATTTGTTGAGTGATCAGGCAGTCACATCCCTCGTCAGCCcagcagccctgctccccttctaTCCCCCGTCCCCCATGTCCACAGCCCAAAGCTGGGCCCTGGAGAAAGTCAATAAAGCCTGGCCTGCCTGCTATTCCAAGTGCTCAGCTACTCATTTTcatctcactgtgtgtgtgtgtgtatgtgtgtgcgtgtctgtgtgtgtgtcccgcGTGGTGCTTAGGCTCTGTCCTCTGGCCGGCAGCTGGTTCCACTCCGGTGTCCATGGtcttcaggctggcctggaagatCTTTTGGTTAGGCTTTGGCAAGACTCTACCCCTCGTTCAAATATCCTTCAGTGCAGAGAGTGTCTACAGGCTGCTACTTGGAAGCTGGAGACTGGAAGCTAGGAGGGCTGCCtggccccttcccctcccctcttcctgcctctgtttcttcagCTGTCCTGTGAAGTGTTACAGCACTCTGTCATCTCCTTCCCCTCTTGACAAACCCTGTTCGGAGCTGAGCCACTTTTGGTGCTGTGAACCAGCACTGGGGGTCCTCCGCGAGCGCTGGGTccctctcctgccctgcccacTTCTGCCCCCTCCAGCACGTCCCTCCCAAGGAGCCTGAGGCTCCTTCCAGCCGAGGACCTCCTCACTCGCTCAGAGCCCCTGTGTTGGGAGGGCGGCTTTGTGGCAGGATGCTTTTTGTTCTGGTGCCCTTTCCAGTCCGTGGCTCAGTGCTGCCCAGGGCAGCAAGCCTGGCTCCTGTCACTCCTCCCATGACCACTTCAAAGCCTTGACCTGACCTCGCTCCCGGCTAGGGACACCTCAGCAGGTGCCCAGCACAGCCCAGATGCTCAGCAGTAGCCTTGAGGTGGGTTCTGAGGGCAGAGACCAGGGTTCCTCATGGCAAGTGTAGCTTCTCTGCCGCGCTCACCAGCAATTCAACACTGCCCCCAGCTTGCTGCTAGGTCCCTGAGGTGCCCCCTCGAACACACTGCTCCACCTCCCACGTTCCTACTGGCATTCTGGAGGCTCTCACAGCTTCCATCACTTGTCTTCACAGCTTGTCCCCGCCCTCCCCGAGACTGTCTGCTTCAACTTGCTCTGGTCCCAACCTTAGGCGGCTCCCTGCTCCTCCTTTCAAGTCAGCATCATGGTTTTCTCCTAGAATATGGACTGCAGGACCCTTCCTATGCCCTGTACATTCTGGTTGCCCTGTTGTCCCTGGTGATATAATTGGTTCTGGTCGGGGAGACCCTAGGCCAGAACTTCTTGGCTGTTTTTTCTCCTTGGACACAAAAGACAGATCTAATGGGGACCTGAAACCATGTCCCCAGCCCCAGGTGCTCCCTGGACCTGACTACTAggaatgtttttcttctctttcaggaAGCTCTGAGGGAAGCTGTGCATGTGAGAGTCAGGGCTGGGCCTGGGGGGTTCTGGGAGGATTGACTTCACCCACTCTGCATGCTTTGTAGTCTCGCTAATGTTTCTTCCTCACTCCCTTTCCTGtcctggggcctggagagaggcAGCTTGGCCATGCCGCCAGCTCGGTGGCCTGGGCTGAGAGAGGTCTTGAAGTTCTGCTGCTGTGCCAGGGAGACGGCATCAGGGAGTCCTCTCACTCACCTGGGAAGAAGCCGTTCCCACCCGTGGGCAGGAGACATGGGAGAACACTTCAGCCCAAGTGCTAACATTCCCAGCAATGATTCTGCCTCAGTGGTGTATTGTTGCCATGCTTCAGTGTTCCCATCCCTAAGAAGACTCTAACAACACAGAGTGGTAGCTGGCTCTGTAATCCCAGATGTAGGAGGCCAAGGAAGGTGGCCTGtcctaagttcaaggtcagcctaggctacatgcatgagttccagacagcctgagctgcagagagaccccatctcagaaGAGATAAACACAGCAGCAGCCGCCACCACCTCTCACTACACAGTACAACCCCACAGAGCGCAGTTCAACTGAGTCCTGTGAATTGCACCCCCTTCTGTAACCAGGCTCTTTGGCTACTTTGTTCGATTTTTATATCTACTACCCTTTCTATCCCAATTCCTTCCAACCTCCTCCACCCTGcttccttccaaccccccaatACTAGGTAGGTGATAAAGAAACTTAGAGGTTTCTTAGAGGGGGTGtagatctctttagactactttcTGCTCATTAGGGGcgtcaagttccttggggcagaTTTGATCTTCGCCGACAGGATATACAATTTCTTCTGATTGTCTCTGCGCACAGCAACTTGACAAACTGCAGCAGCAGAGGGAGCAGTGGCTGACTCTTCGGGGAGCAGCCGCCGACTCTTTGCAGAGCCTCTGGCCCATCTCAGGGCTCTGGCATCTACAAGTCTCCAGAATTCCAAACTTAAACCATCCGCATCTGGCAAAATTCACGCCCCtcctagagcacgagacaatcatagtcagctgctgtgcaTAACCTGAAGCAGCCCCACATTCCACGCCTGAggataaaacaaaagcatgttcacATAACGTGACAAAAATTCTCACCACGTTTCCTTCTTTCTATTTTAAGCCAATAATTGAAACAGACATTTCAAACTAAACACTTTTCAGATCAGTGGTGGAGGTTTTCAGGAGCTCTTCCCTGCCTAATTCCAATCTTTATAAGTTCTGATGGCATCCACAGCTTTTCATTCCCTGTAGAAACACAAGCAGATCCATGTCTCTAATGAAAAACTATTGCAGGTTTCCATTCTGATGTAAACACATCCTTACGGTATATAGGATGACTTAATCCCACAGTTTTTCCTATAACCCAGTGTTTCTTGGGTGTTGTTCCTTTTTCATTACCATTCAGAGAGTTTAAGGTTAATAAAGCATTATTAGTCTGTTCCTGGTGGCCTTTACTTTCCCTTTTTGCTTTATAAGCATTTCTTTTAGACTGTGGCTAGACTTTTCTACTGTTGTCCTGTAGGGTTGGTGCTATATCCATGATGTGCTTTATATTATAACAGGCAAAGAATTGTTCATCCTTCTGGGGGCATTATCAGTCCTAATTTGTGCAGGTATCCCCATAATTGccattattttcaataaatatgTAATTACAGAGCCGACTTTTTCAGAGTCTAAAGCAGTTGCCTATTGAAACCTTGAATATGTATCAATGGTATGGTGTACACactttagttttccaaattctgcaaaacaaaacacatcctCCTGCCAGATTTCATTTCTTCTGTCATCCTGGGGTTACTTCCTGTAGGGAATGGAGTTTGGTTACACAGAGAACAAGCcggacatttaaaaaataataatttccttggtttggtgtttttcttgaaaatttgagGCTTCTAACACACTTTCTCTTAATAATTGGtcaatttcatcattttcttgtgcCAGTGGACAAACCTGTATGATCCTGAGTAAATGAACAGCCTAAGTCTGATTTCATGGTGTATAAGCAACAGGGTTAATTCTGAGTTATCAGGGGTAAATTCAGCAGCTTCCATAcgcaaaacaactctttctgcacaCTGAGAGATTCAGGAAAATCTGATGCTGTCCGACTCATCACCTGCCTTTCCAACTTATTTGCATCAGTATATATATTTGTGGGTGCTTCAGGAGTTGGTGTTACCTTTAGGATACATGGGATAATCCAGTTCTTTTAATGAACTGCAGATGCTTTTAGGGTATTTGTCACAAATTTCTCCACGTAGTTACTACCCATAACGACACAATCTCAGCATTAGAAAGAAGCACAACAGTTTTGGCTGGGTCTGTTCCTCACAATCGACATATTATtctaccttttattttttaactcttttttttctttattaattacactttattcactttgtatcctcccccatggttccctcccacctcctgtcccaatccctgccttcctccctcctctgcacgcatgccccttccccaagtccactgataggggaggtcttcttttccttccttctgatcctagccaattaggtctcatcaggagtggctgcattgtctttatTCTACCTTTTATGAGtaattcagaaacctttttaatgtaagtctttaattttttactttatgcACTAAGAAATCCATTCTATAATACTGTCTTCCCTTTGCATAATGAGTCCAGTGGGAGAATGAGTTGAAGGCAAAATAACCAATATTCAGTCACATTTAGGATCAGTTTGAGCCACACATGCATCACTCTACCAGAGTTAACACTCTCTGTTCCAGCTGTTAGCCACCTGGACTGTTTAAGCCTGGATCTACTTGTCATGTGtgaaacaaattaattaattaattcaattgcAGACCTTGGCCCATTAATGCCTCCCATTCATTTTTGAAAACCATTAAGAGCTTGCAGCTCATCTTTACTGATCTGTACCTTTTGTAGTCACATTGTTTGTTGACTTACTTTATAACCCAGATAATTAATAGAACctcctctctgtatttttttGGAGCAATATGCAACCCCCGGCAtggcagaattctttgtgtttccttaaacaatttctataaaatatctgtGTCAGAGTCAGCCAACAAAATATTGTCTATGAAATGATAAATAATGGATTGAGGAAATTGCCTATGAATTACTTCTAGTGGTTGTTGCacaaaatattgaataaaattgGACTATTTAACAGTCTCTGTGGAAGTACTTTTTAATGGTATCTCTTTACTGACCACTGTTGTTAAAGTAGGTACCGAGAAAGCAAAGCTTTCCCTGTCATGCTCATgcaaaggaattgtgaaaaactAATCTTTTAAGTCAATTGCTATAATGGGCCGTCACTTAGGTAATAAAGAAGGTAAAGGAATCCCAAGCTGTAATGGACTCATGCTTGAATTACTCTGTTCATCACTCTTAAATCTGTTATCATCctccattttcttgattttttagAAAGTTGGCAAACACGGATTTCACGGGCTGGTGGAATCAGCTGCTCAGGTGCCTGCAAATTTTTTCTTAGTTATGGGCCACTGCTCTGCCCACACAGTAAACCATCTCAGGGGTAGGGCTGTTGGCCTTTCAGCAGTGGCCTCCCCCTAAAGCTGTAAACGCAGATGTCCTGTGCTTGGACAATGGGCACAGCTTGTGACCGTTCTTGACGACACATAGCAATATCTTCCCCAGGAGCATCACCATTTCACCCTACGTTCATCACTGGCTGTCTCTGGGACTgcaggaatattaatttgagtGCCCCGTTGTTGTAAAAGAGCCCTTCCCCGAAAATTTATGGATGTGTCAGCCACATAAGGTTTCAGCTTCTATGTTTGTACTTCTGGTTCCACATATTTAACCCATTAgatactttgttttatttgagataaCTTATCAATTCCTATAAACTGTGTATAAACCTTCTGAAGTGGCCATTCGGGAGTCCAGCTGAatgtgtttttgaaacaaggtttcgacgaggtagccctggctgatctggaactcactcatgtagaccaggctggccttgaatttacagagatccacctgcctctgccttgccccgtgctgggattaaaggtgtttgcgaCCAAGCCGCGCCTagtgttgttttcttctttaaaatttgtttgttaCTTATTGTACCATGTGTGTGGGTGAGCACCAAGGCCAGAGGTCACTGGCTTTCCTGGGGTTAgagttacaggcaactgtgagcCACCTGAAAGGGGGCAGGGAAACAAACCCGGGTCCTCTCCAAGACCTAAGCTTTCTTAAAAACTGAGACCTCtcgggaggggcataggagaagagagagggagggggagattaggaggggaggagggagggctacagctgggttacagagtgaatagactgtaatcaataaaaatatataaattaaaagaatTGAGGCCTCTCTCCATCCACTAGataaaatgtttgtttatttacttatttacctaTTGGTCAGTCGGCCTCAGAAGGGCCACACAGCTggggatggctttgaactcccatgaaccctgtttccaccttctgagAGCTAGCATTGCACAGGTGGGCACCGTCCCCCTGGCTCCCAGATGGCTTTCACAACAGAAATGTCGTTTTCCTCAGGGCTGGTCAGCACGCGCGGTTGCTTTGGAGGTCTCTCCTTGGCCTGGGGTGCCAAGCCTCTCTCTGCCGCATCCTCTTCTGGTTTTCCTCTGTGCGCGTGCCCTTGTCACCCAGATGCGTGCCTCGGAGGACTGTTTGGAAGCACCAGAGGCTTGGAGGACGGTGGGAGCTTGGACATTTTCTCGCTCACACCGTGCTCAGTGCCTGCGTCTCGCCTCTGAGCAGTGGGTATGAACATGAACATGAACACACAGTCTTGCTGGAGGCTGCTCTAACCAGCTCCACTGGTGCCTTCCTTAACAACTGTGCCCGCTGCTTCTTTCTGGGACTAGAAACTAAGTTTCTCCTTCTGACTAGCTCCATGTTGGCCGCCACTTGTAACAGAGCTTTTGGCTACTtcattgggttcttatatctaccttCCTAcaccaccccaatcccttccaactccccaacaCTCGGTAGGCAATGAAGGAACTTAGAGGGAAAATGGGGGGTAGATATTTTTACACTACTTCTTGTCGATTAGGGCTGATGAGTTCCCTGGGCAAATTTGATCTTCTCCAGCAGGATACCCAATTTCTTCTACTCATCTCTTTGTGCATGACAACCTGACAACCTGCAACAAACCATAGTAGCAGGGAGAGCAGCAGCCAGCTCTTCAGAGCAATTCCAGCcttggggctctggcatttataaaAGTCTCCAGGGTTTCAAACATAAACCTTCCTCCACTGGCAAATTCATACCCCTCCTAGGGCACAACAGAAATCATGGTCAGCTGCTGTGTGCCATCTGAAGCAGCCCTGCCTCCCACACCCAGgggtaaaacaaaaatatattcacataacataactgggttttcaAAGACACCAATATTCTCATTCCACCCCTCCCCAGTCGAAGACAATTTTATTTCTCATGGAAGGACTCAGCTTCTTACAGGTGCTTTGGTGGTGGTCTTGGGGAGGGAACCACAGTCTAAATCAGCTGGGGATATTTTTCTGGGGAGTGGGTTCTTGAATGCCCAATGAAAAGCGTAGACAGCACAGAACCTGGCTTGGGATCTCCTTTGCTCTTGTGCTTCCGT of Meriones unguiculatus strain TT.TT164.6M chromosome 8, Bangor_MerUng_6.1, whole genome shotgun sequence contains these proteins:
- the LOC110541708 gene encoding keratin, type II cytoskeletal 78-like translates to MSLSPCRAQRGFSTRSACSALLGARGRAVVSSRSLSSSERRRGSSCERAWGAQARQGIWFGQGNGRPGLSQCPPGGIQAVTVNQSLLTPLKIEVDPQIQVVKTQETQEIRTLNNQFASFIDKVRFLEQQNKVLETKWALLQQLQGKHSPQGLECIFEACLARLRQQLEEVQRERRALDSELKTCRDQEAEYKSKYDQEAHKHASVQNDFVVLKKDVDEVFLSKMDLEGKLESLREHVCFLTRLYREELGQLQARADDMSVVLSVDNNCCLDFSDIIAEVRACYEEITRNSKAEAEAVFQTKYQELQASAQVHGDSMKEAQAQIAQLRQAIQRLQGQTASLKKQNDGLQSAIADAEQHGEMALRDAQAKLDELEAALRAAKQDMAQMLREYQELMGTKLSLDVEIATYRRLLESEECRASKEHISQVTISTAGGSVVMPGGVGGGQLIIPGRIGGGQMVTSGGICRGQIIVPGRVGGGQMVVPGRIGGGQVVIPGRISEGQVVVPGRIGTGQVVNTGGVDGGQVVIPGRVDGGQMVVPGRIGTGQVVNTRQDYGGQVVIPGRIDGGQMVVPRRISEGQMVVPGRISEGQMVVPGRISEGQMVVPGKVGTGQLVNTREDYGDQVVNTREDYGGQVVNTREDYGGQVVNTREDYGGQVVNTREDYGGQVVNTREDYGGQVVNTREDYGGQVVNTREDYGGQVVNTREDYGGQVVIPGRDCRGQTVEPRRDCAGQMVMPGRDCAGQMVEPGRDCAGQMVMPGRDCAGQMVMPGRDCAGQMVEPGRDCAGQMVMPGRDCAGQMVMPGRDCAGQMVMPGRNCAGQVVMPEGAGDGEGGTCGLRGWGGSFGSGGCSSIVTGGFDIPQGSGYSPSMSFCSVSGCGLNSGSGLSSGSGFSSGSGSSCRTILKKTVESSRKTSVIC